The following are encoded in a window of Arthrobacter antioxidans genomic DNA:
- a CDS encoding ABC transporter substrate-binding protein has translation MTHPKILAALAAVALLSLTACGTTEEAAGSSSPEETAAGERITVTDARGQEVTLDGPADRVVATEWNAVENLVALGVMPVGAADVEGYAQWVSAEPLDGSVTDVGVRGEPSIDTLVSLTPDVVIVTDQLVEGAIEQIEQTVPVVVVPGGDATDNLGQMYENLDLIATLTGTEDQAADLRSGLEAKITDGKAAIEAAGAAGAPVAFSDAYVDAGSVSIRPFTEGSLVGNVFARLGLTDAWDVEGDPSYGLGQTDVEGLTALPGDTLFWYMANDAFGDPYQDELEGNAVWEGLPFVESGDVTRFPDALWTFGGPSSMGQIVDAAVEAAQAGQ, from the coding sequence ATGACACACCCGAAGATCCTCGCTGCCCTCGCCGCGGTGGCCCTGCTCTCCCTGACCGCGTGCGGCACCACGGAGGAAGCCGCCGGCAGCTCCTCGCCCGAAGAAACTGCGGCCGGCGAGCGCATCACCGTCACCGACGCCCGCGGCCAGGAGGTCACCCTGGACGGACCCGCCGACCGCGTGGTGGCCACCGAGTGGAACGCCGTCGAGAACCTCGTGGCCCTCGGCGTGATGCCGGTGGGCGCCGCGGACGTGGAGGGCTACGCCCAGTGGGTCAGCGCCGAGCCGCTCGACGGTTCCGTCACCGACGTCGGCGTGCGGGGCGAGCCCAGCATCGACACCCTCGTGTCCCTCACGCCCGACGTCGTCATCGTCACCGACCAGCTCGTCGAGGGTGCGATCGAGCAGATCGAGCAGACCGTGCCCGTCGTCGTCGTCCCCGGTGGTGACGCGACCGACAACCTCGGCCAGATGTACGAGAACCTCGACCTGATCGCCACGCTCACGGGCACCGAGGACCAGGCCGCGGACCTCCGGTCCGGCCTCGAGGCGAAGATCACCGACGGCAAGGCAGCCATCGAGGCGGCGGGCGCCGCGGGCGCCCCGGTCGCGTTCTCCGACGCCTACGTCGACGCCGGCAGCGTGTCGATCCGCCCGTTCACCGAAGGATCGCTCGTCGGGAACGTCTTCGCCCGGCTGGGCCTCACCGACGCCTGGGACGTCGAGGGCGACCCCTCCTACGGCCTCGGCCAGACCGACGTCGAGGGCCTCACCGCCCTGCCCGGGGACACCCTGTTCTGGTACATGGCCAACGACGCCTTCGGTGATCCGTACCAGGACGAGCTCGAGGGCAACGCCGTGTGGGAGGGACTGCCGTTCGTCGAATCCGGCGACGTGACGCGCTTCCCCGACGCCCTGTGGACGTTCGGGGGACCCAGCTCCATGGGACAGATCGTGGACGCGGCCGTCGAGGCCGCGCAGGCCGGACAGTAG
- a CDS encoding VOC family protein, protein MTLRWYSTVIESTDHRALAHWWSAALGWEVIFEDDDEAAVVPPWARELEPTLAFEQVPPGLVFVPVKHEKQGKNRLHLDFAPRAGEDRDAEIERLITLGAHRIDIGQGPDVTWEVLADPDGNEFCVLSSREH, encoded by the coding sequence ATGACTCTTCGCTGGTACTCCACCGTCATCGAATCCACCGACCATCGTGCCCTGGCGCACTGGTGGTCCGCCGCACTGGGCTGGGAGGTGATCTTCGAGGACGACGACGAGGCCGCGGTGGTACCACCGTGGGCCCGCGAGCTCGAGCCCACGCTGGCCTTCGAGCAGGTCCCTCCCGGCCTCGTGTTCGTCCCGGTGAAGCATGAGAAGCAGGGGAAGAACCGCCTGCACCTCGACTTCGCGCCCCGTGCCGGCGAGGACCGCGACGCCGAGATCGAGCGTCTGATCACCCTCGGGGCGCACCGCATCGACATCGGGCAGGGGCCCGATGTCACGTGGGAGGTCCTGGCGGACCCGGACGGCAACGAGTTCTGCGTGCTGTCCTCACGGGAGCACTAG
- a CDS encoding iron ABC transporter permease: MPPATLTRPAPARAGVPAPRPGARLALAGGLLAVATAVLALVHLTQGTSSVDAADILGLLAGNDDGTTGAVVAASRIPRLAAGILVGAALGAAGAVMQSVSRNALASPDTLAVNAGAHLAVVAVAALGLQVPLLGAVGVAFIGGLAAAALVLALSGAGQASSVRLVLAGSAIALAFGALTSALLLLFSQETRGLFAWGSGSLGQSGLEKVMLLAPLVGASLLLLLVKSRSLDLLTLGDDQARVLGIDVRGTQVLAIVLAVLLSAAAVTVAGPIGFVGLAAPAVVRLAAPRIAGLHRHLALIPAAALMGVFLVLGADVLLRAAIGAESAVEVPTGVVTTVFGAVFLVALAHRMRSDGPTRDAAPVSLRTVGAARSTTVLVALTLLLAAATVAGLLLGDAKLLLGDVANWVSGQAGPVVSSVLDTRAPRVGAALLAGASLALAGTAIQAVTRNPLAEPAILGVSGGAGVGAVVVITAVPLAGFWSVSAAAGVGAAVVSLIVFGLSFRGGMQTDRLVLIGIGVSAAATAVITLLIVATDPWNESKALTWLSGSTYGRSLQHLVPMAVALLVAVPVIAALHRTQDLLALDEDTPRLLGIRVPRARLVLLSAAVLLTASSVAGIGVIGFVGLVAPHAARALVGASHRLILPAAMLLGALLVCLGDLVGRAAIAPAQLPAGLLTALLGAPYFVHLLFRSRLSR, translated from the coding sequence GTGCCGCCGGCAACCCTCACCCGGCCCGCTCCCGCACGCGCCGGGGTCCCCGCCCCGCGTCCGGGAGCGCGGCTCGCCCTTGCCGGCGGCCTCCTCGCGGTGGCCACCGCGGTCCTCGCCCTCGTCCACCTCACGCAGGGCACCTCCAGCGTCGACGCCGCGGACATCCTCGGCCTGCTGGCCGGGAACGACGACGGCACCACGGGCGCCGTCGTCGCCGCGAGCCGCATCCCCCGGCTGGCCGCCGGCATCCTCGTCGGCGCTGCCCTGGGCGCGGCCGGCGCAGTGATGCAGTCCGTGTCACGGAACGCCCTCGCCTCCCCCGACACCCTCGCGGTGAACGCGGGCGCCCACCTCGCCGTCGTCGCCGTCGCGGCGCTCGGCCTGCAGGTGCCGCTGCTCGGCGCGGTGGGGGTGGCGTTCATCGGCGGCCTCGCCGCGGCAGCCCTCGTCCTTGCGCTCTCCGGAGCCGGACAGGCCTCGAGCGTGCGCCTGGTTCTCGCCGGTTCGGCCATCGCCCTGGCGTTCGGCGCCCTCACCAGCGCGCTCCTGCTGCTGTTCTCGCAGGAGACCCGCGGCCTGTTCGCGTGGGGGTCCGGTTCCCTCGGGCAGAGCGGACTGGAGAAGGTCATGCTGCTCGCCCCGCTGGTCGGCGCGAGCCTGCTCCTCCTGCTCGTGAAGTCACGGTCCCTGGACCTGCTGACGCTCGGCGACGACCAGGCGCGCGTCCTCGGGATCGACGTTCGCGGGACGCAGGTCCTCGCCATCGTGCTCGCCGTGCTCCTCTCCGCCGCGGCCGTCACCGTCGCCGGGCCCATCGGTTTCGTCGGGCTCGCCGCGCCCGCCGTCGTGCGCCTCGCCGCGCCCCGCATCGCCGGCTTGCACCGGCACCTCGCGCTGATCCCCGCCGCAGCGCTGATGGGCGTGTTCCTCGTGCTCGGCGCGGACGTGCTGCTGCGGGCGGCGATCGGAGCGGAGAGCGCGGTCGAGGTACCGACGGGCGTCGTCACGACGGTGTTCGGCGCCGTCTTCCTCGTGGCGCTCGCCCACCGGATGCGCTCGGACGGCCCCACCCGGGACGCCGCGCCCGTCTCGCTGCGCACCGTCGGCGCCGCCCGGAGCACCACCGTGCTCGTGGCCCTGACGCTGCTGCTCGCCGCGGCGACCGTCGCCGGCCTGCTGCTCGGCGACGCGAAGCTCCTCCTCGGCGATGTCGCCAACTGGGTGTCCGGCCAGGCCGGGCCGGTGGTCTCGAGCGTGCTGGACACCCGGGCGCCGCGCGTCGGCGCGGCCCTGCTCGCCGGCGCGTCGCTGGCCCTGGCCGGGACCGCGATCCAGGCCGTCACGCGGAATCCCCTCGCCGAACCCGCGATCCTCGGGGTCTCCGGTGGAGCGGGCGTCGGAGCGGTCGTCGTCATCACGGCCGTGCCGCTCGCCGGTTTCTGGAGTGTCAGCGCGGCGGCCGGGGTGGGTGCCGCGGTCGTCTCGCTCATCGTGTTCGGGCTGTCCTTCCGCGGCGGGATGCAGACGGACCGGCTGGTGCTGATCGGCATCGGCGTCTCCGCCGCGGCCACCGCCGTCATCACGCTGCTGATCGTCGCCACCGATCCGTGGAACGAGTCCAAGGCCCTGACCTGGCTGTCCGGCTCGACCTACGGCCGGTCGCTGCAGCACCTCGTGCCCATGGCCGTCGCCCTGCTCGTGGCCGTGCCGGTCATCGCGGCGCTCCACAGGACGCAGGACCTCCTGGCCCTCGACGAGGACACGCCGCGCCTGCTCGGCATCCGGGTCCCGCGGGCACGGCTGGTGCTGCTCTCGGCCGCGGTCCTGCTCACGGCATCCTCCGTCGCGGGCATCGGCGTCATCGGTTTCGTGGGTCTCGTGGCCCCCCACGCCGCGCGGGCCCTGGTGGGTGCGTCGCACCGGCTCATCCTGCCCGCCGCCATGCTCTTGGGGGCACTCCTCGTCTGCCTCGGCGACCTCGTGGGCCGGGCGGCGATCGCCCCGGCGCAGTTGCCGGCGGGACTGCTCACGGCGCTGCTCGGCGCGCCCTACTTCGTCCACCTGCTGTTCCGGAGCCGCCTCAGCCGCTGA